The Panthera leo isolate Ple1 chromosome A3, P.leo_Ple1_pat1.1, whole genome shotgun sequence genome contains the following window.
ctctttctctgcccctcccccactcatgctctgtctctctctctctctctctaaaaaataaaataaacatataaataaacaaacaaacattaataaaaaaagaggggcacctgggtggctcagtaggttgagtacgtgactcttgatttaggctcaggtcatgatttcagttcatgaaatcaagccccacactgggatctacactgacagtgtggagcctgcttgggattctctctcccccctctctctgctcctccctcactcatgctctccttccctctctccctctctctctctctctcaaaataaataaataaacttaaaaaaaaaaattaaaggcccCCCCAAATCAAGGACTGTCACTTTACCATTGAACATATTTGGGTTACTCAAGATATGTTATTAGATACTTATAATGGGTTTTCAATTCCCTAACCTTGCTCTTGAAGGTCTTCAACAGATCCCCCACTTCCTATTATTCCACTCTAATACCAACACTTTTATAACATACTAGCATTTAATGGTGGCTGTTAAAAATGAAGTCTACTTtcaaatatgatatttttctaaACCCTGTCTAAAAGGATAGCCTTAAAAGGAAACTCTGTTCCATGTGTATACATGCTGCCATCACATGTTTGGATACTGGAAACATTACTTACTGGCTAAAGATAAATGTTAGAGAAAACACAGGTCTTCATTAAGCACAGCTGAAAATGACAGAATAATGAAGTACAAAGCAGTGAAAGGTAAAGACCGTATGGATCTACCTCAAAATAATGCTTTGCAATAGTGAGAAAACATGACATCcaagtacattaaaaaacaaaaaacaaaaaacagcattaAAGGGTGTTACACACCCCTagtcaaaaagtatttgtttaaacACACATTCTTTAACATGCACACTGTGTGTTAAATACTTAATTTCATACAGCCAGTTACTATGCTAAGGACTACCagctgcttaaaaaaacaaaaaacaaaaaaaacaactgatgTCATCTCATACCGAGAATGCTAGCTCTATACCTTTGTTCTCAGGCTGTGAGGAAGGGATGCTGGTCCAAAAAGCCATTGGATTAGATTtaaaaaggctaaaattaaaTCCTAGAAAATAAagagtatttcatttttgaacaTTTTGAGAATCAAAgtcaatgtgattttaaaatataaaaagccagAATACCTCAATTTATACCAATTTGGCTgtgttacatatttatttatcctgGTAATTTCTTTACTCTTTTAATACTAGCAGCAAGGCTTCCTTACATAACTTATAAACATCTCAGTACCATGGTTTTTGAGTGACAAGAGAATAATATGTTGAAGAatggacacttaaaaaaatcagactcGAGGTAATACTCATGATTCAAGTACATGAGTCACTAAACTTTGGTACTGTATTAGGTTCTTGTTCTCTGCACTAAGCATGATATAAGTATCTTCCAGTTACTCAGATCTCCTAAataacttacacacacacacacacacacacacacacacacacacacacactttctattGCTGTTTAAACACAGGGAAACagatttagggagaaaaaaaatctgcaccaATATTTTTTCACTATTCACAAAGCTATTATAACCCAACTTTTACTAAGACGTTAGTATCCTACCAAAAAGTATATGCATCaagcaaaatatttacaaattaatggaaaaaaattctgtttatacCAAAGACAAAGAGCTTACCCTTTTCTGgtgttttaaatgtgtaattaGTTGAGGACTCTTCTTTTGGAAAAGCAGCAAAGAGATTTTTGACTTTGCCATCTGAAGACTGTTTGCTATCTGAATTCTTCGTCTCTTCGCAATTAGGTTCCACTTTTCTTTCAGATTCACTCTGGACTACTGAACTGGCATCACTACTGTTATTTTTCAAAGGTGCGTTAAAACTAAATCCAAACAAAGACCCAGTGGCTGAACTGTTGCCAAATGcaaatggttttgatttttcgctactaaaaatacttttaacagACTCCGAACCAAATACAAACTTTGGAGGAGAAACtactgcttttgttgttgtttcagatGTGCTAGATGCTTCTCCAACTTCTGAAGTTGCATCTGCTGTGTCATCACCCTGAATTAAATCTGTCCTCTCTCTTGTGGTCTCTTCTAATACAGCTACAGCAATTTTGCCACATGGTGACTCTCTGGGAGTGGCTGAACGAGAAACATGAGGGGTTATCAAAGAATCTTTTTCTTGGGCTATTTTTGcttcatcaaatattttcttaaatgaatcTGCAACATCCTGTAGTTTAAAACGGACAGCTAAatgttctacttttctttctccatctgcaaaatcACAGGCAGTCCACACCCACACTCGTTCTGTCCCTTTCATATTTTGCAAAGTCATGTCTGGAGTTATTCTGTGATTGGCACAAAGTTTTAATACCTGGTCCCTTCTCATCACTATGCGAACTTGCTTATTATCATAATTCTGTAAAATCTTTATATCACCAATGCCTCTTTCTTTCCACTGACCAACATCTTTATCATACCTATAGAGTTTTGCTCTGTGACTAAAAACAACTTGTTCATTTTCCTCACCACTGGACACTTCCACTAGATCAGGTAAAGGTACGACAGGTTCAAAGTactgtccatctctctcttcttcttgagTAACATCAGATTCTTCATCAGTGCCAACTGAGGTTCCACTCTGATTCAACTTGGCAGGAGATTTAGATGGACTCAAAGCAGATTTAAAACTGAAGTTAAATCCTGTTGTTGACTCACCAAAGCGGAAGAGATTTTTCCTCACAGGGCTACTTGCCAATGGAGAAGCATGTACTGAACTACTACTCACACTATCATCCAAAGCATCTTCCCTTAAATCATAGTTGTCCCACTCCAGTGTGGGCCCCGTGTTTTCGGGGTTTGGCTTGTTAGTTGTATCAGAGGCAGCGGCAGCACCACCCTCAGAGCTCTCATTCTCTCCATCAGTGACTTTTGTTTGATCATTTGtcaaaaaagttttgaaatcttTTAATCCACTCTTCATTTCTTCCGCTCTCTGGATTAACTTGGCAGCTCTGCCAGTGTCTACAAGTTTATGAGGAGTTTGAAGTGGTATATCTAATAGAAGTCGCTGGCATTCCTCAAATTTCTGCTTGAATTCTTCAGCCAGCTCtggtgttttaaattttgctgCCAGCTGCTCTAGTTTGGCATCACCATCAGAAAAATCGCTCGCTAACCACATCCATGCTCTATCAGACCCAGAGAGAGGCTTCAGGTTCATTGTAGTTGTTATCCAATGGTTGGCACATACTTTCAGTACCTGCTCTCTTCGCATTAGCATTCGCAGCTTGCCATTGACTTCATTCTTGAGAATTTTTAGGTTCCCCAGGCCCCTTTCTTTCCACTGACTTATCTCAGCATCAAATCTAAATAATTTTACCCGCTGTGAAtaaagaactttttcatcttcttctcCTGTTACAAGTTCCACTTTTTCAGGCATCTGAACCACTGGTTCAAAATGGATGTCATCACTGTCCTCGGTTCTATAGGCATCATCATCTTTCTCAAGGTCAGCAGAAGTGTCAGCTTTATCAGCCATTTTACTGCTTTGTGATGAGAATAATTTTTCTCCCGCACCTGAAAATCCCTTGAAATTAGGATCTTTTTTGCCAAACTGAAATCCTTCTCCTGAAGTTGATTTTGCAAGATCTGCAAAGGTAAATGTGCTACCAGTTTGACCAAAAATCACACCATTACCATTCTTCTGATTACTGATATCCTGAGCCTGAACACCAGTGTCATTTTCAAGGGCTTTTCGTTCTTCTTCTCTTGATTTCCAGGCTCCTGAATGCCAAATTTAAACCCATCAGCAGACACAGGGACAGAAAAACTAAATCCTTCTTTTGTTGACTTAGGATCTGTATTAGAAGAACCCTGAAATGTAAATGAAGGTGTACTTTCTTGATCTACATGCCCAAATTTAAATCCTTGTTCTGTAGTACcaaatttaaaagctttttctgaaaaattacttttaaatccTGTTCCAACCTGACTTCCAGAAGAATCATTTAACTTAGTCTTTGAGCCCAATGTGAAGGCTGAAGGAGCTTCTGCAATATGTTTATGAGTTGGTTTAGAGGAATTACAAGCCACACATTTCAAGGAAGAACTCTCATTTTGCACAGAGCAAACACTACAATCCCACTGTCCTTCCTTCTTGGTGAACATTCCTTCAAATCCACTCTTCGGAGCTTTGCTGGTCTCTGAAGTACTAAACTTAAAAGAGGCAGGTGCTGGAACAGCAGAGGTGGGTTGACTCAGTTTACCCGGATTCTGACAAGCAACACATACTGTAGCATTTGCTTCATTTCGTACTAAGCAGAAACTGCAATCCCACTGTCCTTCCTTCTTAGCAAACATGTCCTCAAATCCACTCTTCGGGGTTTTACTTGTCTCTGAAGTTCCAAACTTAAAAGAAGCAGATGCTGGAACAGAAGACGTAGGTAAACTCTGTTTTCTTGGATTCTGACAAGCAGTACACTTTGTAGAACTTCCTTCATTTTGTACAAAGCACACACTGCAATCCCACTGTCCTTCCTTCATAGAAAAAGCAGACCTGAAATCACTGTTAACAGACTTTGAAAGATCTCCTTGGCCAAATTTAAAGGAAGCTTGCTGAACAAATGAAGATCCACTTTTGTTAGCAGACTTTGCATTCTGACATGCAATGCACCTAGATATAGTAGGTTCATTTCTTACTAAGCAAATGCTACAATCCCAGTGACCTTCTTTCTTTGGAGTCATCGGTGTAAATCTATCTGGAGTATTTTCTGGGCCAGTTGTAAGAGCAGAAACAGTTTCAACTAATGGCGGACCAAGGAAATCTTTCCTGTTTGGGTTTAGATTCTGGCATGACACACATTTCTTAGCAGTCGCAGCATTCTTTAATGAGCAGATATTACAATGCCACCAAGACCCTTCTTTCTTTgacatttgaaattcaaaattcatGTTTCCAGCAtcagatttgcaaatatctttgttATCATGACTTGTGGGTTCTTTTGTAATTCTCAGAGTCTGATTTGTGGTTGAGGCTACATTTGCTCCTAAGGCTTTTAAAATGCTCTGGGCCTCTTCAAATTTGCACTTAAAAAGTGCTGCTTCCTCAGGAGTTTTGAATCTAATAGCAAGTTGTTCTGGCTTGGGCAATTCATCTGCATAATCAAGAGCATGCCACACAAAAGATCTGTCAGAGCCAGCATTTGGCGTCAGTTTCATATCTGGACTGATGTAATGATTTGCACAGATTTTCAGTACTTGCTCTCGTCTCATTAGAAGGCGAATTTTACCAGATGTTTTATGTCTTAGGATTTTTACATTGCCAATTCCACGTTCCTTCCattctttggattctgcatcAAAACGAAATAATTTTGCACGGTTGCAAAAGaattcttcttcatcttcctcaCCAGTTTTTACTTCAATCTTATCAGGAAGAGGTACCACAGGCTCAAAGTGAGGgccgtcatcatcatcatcaccatggGCACTTCCTCCATCTGTTTCATGACTCTTGTTCGCCAGCTCTGGCACAGGTGTTCCAAATACTGATTTCCCTGGACCGTGGAAAGTAAACATGTCATCACTTCGACGAAAACCAGAATTCTTTTGCTGATTTGGACCCATGTTTTCAGTAAATGAAATTCCAGGCACATTTTTACTTCCAAAATTGAATGTATTTCGAGGTCCAATGGTTTGACTAGCTTTTGGTCCACTGTAGCTGTCTCCTTGCAAAGGTTTATCTGAAGTTAGGAGACCTAAAAgactttcattattattgtaaGCTGTAGAAGGGGGCTGTGTCACAACCTGGGGTGAAGAAAAGGTAAAGTCACCATCATTTGACTTGAAATTTGAGTTAAATTTAAAAGGAGTTGGCTGTGTTGTATGTGCGGGTGCTGTCAAAGATGGTCTTATTCCTTCACCTGGCACAGGCTGAACAAAATTAGTTTTTCCAAATTCTATAACCTTAGATTCTGCAGATCTTGAAGCATGAGCTGCAACTGGGGGTTTTGTGAAATAACCTGGTTCTGGCAAAGGTGGATTTGTGCTTGTTTGTTGAACATTGTAATTAAAGTAATCATCACCCCTGGGTGATAGAATTCCTGTTGCAGGAGACTCAAAACGCAACGGAGGACCATACATCTCTTGAGAGAACATACAAGCAGATGAGCTTTGGACTGGTGGTGTGTGCATCTGTTGGGAATAGGCATATATGTGTTGTTGAGGTGGAAGCCTATTCATGCCATAAACTGgaccctaaaagaaaaaaaaagttaaaattttttgtagGTTGTCTACAAAATTACAGATAACTAGATGCAAACCAATTCTCACAAACCACAGATATGAGCATTATAAGGTAAAAATATCATTAGGGTATGTAGCACATCATCAAGAGAAGACAACATTACTTACAAAGATACTTACAGTTATACTCCTTTAATAAAAACTGTCTTAACTAATGACAGAATCTTAAAAATCCAATTCTACAATAAATGCACAGAATAAATTTCTTCATTCCTAAATAATGTGTAAAATGATGTtaacaataatgatgatgatgatggagactaacatttatcaagtatttaCTAATGTGCCAactgggcactgttctaagcacttaatATAGTATCTCATTTTAATATCCTCAAAAACCCTATGAATTAAGggattattatcctcattttacatatgaggcaACTAATGCatagagagatttaaaaacttgcccaaggtcacaagcaAGCAGAAAGCCAAGGTCTAAATGCACCCAAGCCATCTGTCTTCAAAGCTTTATAATTCAACTATGGTTGTAATACTGGGTGTTAATTGACACCTACATAGCCACTTTAGGCCTGAAGTACTTACCACATAGTGGTTCAGCAAGGCCATTCTAGTCCTATTTCCGCCAAAACAAAATGATGAAGGacccatcatcaccaccaccaccaccatcaccactaccactaccaccaccaccaccaccaccaccaccccatttAGAAAATATTGTAAATGTTCACACTCAttgtaacataaaaataagatgaGTAGGAAGCATAAACTCTGTATctggagagaaatttaaaatatctgtatctTATGGGACATATAAGTTTTAATGCTGAACTActtcttgaatttctttgaaGGAAGCCTGAACAATTAAAAAggagatatttataaatgtataaattattccTTTGTTACCTTTGTGGGAGTAACATTAGCTGCTGGTCTGAGAAGATACTGGGAATTATATGCTGGTGACTGACTATAATATACTGAAGGGCCAGTAGttgcaactaaaaaaaaaaaaaaaaaaaaaaagaaaagaaaagaaagaaaacagttaaaaaagtCTATACTATAGTTAAGACTACCTAGGCAAGAACTATAAATTACAAAAGCaatagaaatcaaagaaagatttaactatagatttttaaaaatttctatacaTCAAAATATACCATAAAGAATACCAAATGACAAACTAGGAAAAACCCCTAAATATGACACATGAGGAATAAGAGAGCAGAACCACAGTGGTCAACAAGAACAAGCCCCTCACAACAAGCACCAAAAAAGGAGCCAAGAAGAAACTGTTTGATCCGTTTTCTAAGGAAGATTGGTATGATATGAAAGCACAGTCTACGTTCAACATCAGAAATATTGGGAACACACTAGTCACAGGAAGGATTTAAGGAACTAAAATATACATCTGATGGCCCCAGGGCCACATTTTTAAAGTGAGACTTAAAAATATGCAGAATGACAAGGCTGCATTTTATAAACTGAAGCTGAAAATGTTCCAGTCAAAAATCACCTGATAAATTCATGGAAAGAATCTCATAAGTAACACAAAATGTgttcctttgcttaaaaaaaaaaaaaaaaaaaaaaaaaaaaaaaggcacatcaTGACTGACACTCATGCTCATGTCCAAACTATTTGCTCCACCTGTTTTGTATGAGTTTCATCAGGAAACCAACACCTAGAAGACATTCGTGTTCATGGCAAAGCCACCACAATCATTTGTTTGATCTGTTTTATGAAAGTTTTATCAGAGAACAAAACCTAAAGACCATTTATGCCTtgacatggaagaaatggaaaccgTGATCCAAGGGGTGCTAAACAACTGATTCTAGAAAGCcctgaaaaagacctgaaaaagaCTAGCCAGTCTATTTATCTTCTCTTTATAGGGATTAGAACAGTAAAAATTGCTAAAGAAGCTCGTTTGAATTTGGAAAACTAATGGACTGCCTGGTAAAGATGGTTATTTTGGAAACactctgggggagaaaaaagaaacagaacacagaacaagTTGATGGATATGACCCAAGAATCATAAAGTCTGAAATTTAACTAGTGACTTTATCAGTAACTAGTGACTCTTAATAGTGAACAAATAATTAAAGTTCTTATAAACCTACTAAAAATAATCTagtaaaaaaaaagcaccaaacaAACAGATTAATTcaggaaatacaaaagattataaagTGTTGAACATGCccagtattaaaaaaatgaaaactgataccatttttgttttaaaaattggtggTTTTTAGAAACTGGTAATAATTAACACTAAGCAAGAATGCAATGAGGTAGGCACTATCAGATATTGGTGATAACAGTATAAACTGGCATAGCTTTTCCAGAAGGCAATTTCCCaacacaaaagtattttttaaataccctaACAATCCTAAGAATGTGTTCACAGCATTATTTCTAACagcaaactggaaataataaagaaataaaatttgtagtACTTCCACATGATGGGATACCTTGTATTCATTAacagtattttcaaaaaatatttaagaaaaatgctaagaactctaatatttaaaaaacagattactCATCCACATATAAgacaataatgataaaaatatcacTAAAAATTCTTTAtgtaaacaaagagaaagaaccagaagGAAATGCTCCAAAATGTTAATAGCACTCTTTGTGGTACAgttagtttttagtttatttacacaGTTCAGTACTTCATTTCCTATAAGCTTATTAATCActgttttttaattatcttatttaaaaagacaagaactaTCTTGGtatatttttactgttattaagaaaaaatctATAAACACAGGAACGGCAAATGGGGGACTTGAGCTCTCCACCTTGTAGGGCCACAAAACTGCTTTGTGACCTTGTCAATGAGGTGTCTGGGGTCTCCATTTTTCTcaattgtaaaatgaggatgtGCTGCTTCTACACATTTCATAGGGTAATTGcaagaataaaatgagacaatGTGAATGTTATGTTTAACAACCAGAAGACCTTTTATGTCTGtacatagaagaaatggaaattgtGACTCAAAAGCTGCTAAATGATCAATTCCACACAGCACTC
Protein-coding sequences here:
- the RANBP2 gene encoding LOW QUALITY PROTEIN: E3 SUMO-protein ligase RanBP2 (The sequence of the model RefSeq protein was modified relative to this genomic sequence to represent the inferred CDS: inserted 1 base in 1 codon), with the translated sequence MRRSKADVERYIASVQSSVPSPREKSMKGFYFAKLYYEVKEYDLAKKYISTYINVQERDPKAHRFLGLLYEVEENIDKAVECYKRSVELNPTQKDLVLKIAELLCKNDVTDGRAKYWVERAAKLFPGSPAIYKLKEQLLDCKGEDGWNKLFDLIQSELYARPDDVYVNIRLVELYRSNKRLKDAVAHCHEAEKNITLRSSLQWNSCVVQTLKEYMESSQCLESDKSSWQTANKDLLLAYANLMLLTLSTRDVQESRELLESFDSALQSVKSCVGGNDELSTTFLEVKGHFYMHAGSLLLKMGQHSDLQWRALSELAALCYLIAFQVPRPKIKLIKGEVGQNLLEMMAYDRLSQSGHMLLNLSRDKQDFLKEVVESFANKSGQSALYDALFCNQSPKDRSFLGKDDIGNIAVQAPEPDDLARYDVGAIRAHNGSLQHLTWLGLQWNSLPTLPAIRKWLKQLFHHLPQETSRLETNAPESICVLDLEVFLLGVIYTSHLQIKEKYNSHHSFYQPLCLPLPVCKQLCTERQKCWWDAVCNLIHRKAIPGTSAKLRLVVQHDINTLRGQEKHGLQPALLIHWARCLQKTGSGLNSFYDQREYIGRSVHYWKKVLPMLKTIKKKSSIPEPTDPLFRHFHSADIQASEVGEYEEEANITFAILDVVNGNIEDAITAFESIKNIVSYWNLALIFHRRAEDIENDALSPEEQEECKNYLRKTRDYLIKILDDSDSNLSVTRKLPVPLESVKEMLNSVMQELDDYSEGGLLYKNGSSRNVDSEVKHSTPSPTRYSLSPSKSYKYSPKTPPRWAEDQNSLLKMICQQVEAIKKEMQELKLNSSNSGSPHRWPTENYGPDSVPDGYQGSQTFHGAPLTVATTGPSVYYSQSPAYNSQYLLRPAANVTPTKGPVYGMNRLPPQQHIYAYSQQMHTPPVQSSSACMFSQEMYGPPLRFESPATGILSPRGDDYFNYNVQQTSTNPPLPEPGYFTKPPVAAHASRSAESKVIEFGKTNFVQPVPGEGIRPSLTAPAHTTQPTPFKFNSNFKSNDGDFTFSSPQVVTQPPSTAYNNNESLLGLLTSDKPLQGDSYSGPKASQTIGPRNTFNFGSKNVPGISFTENMGPNQQKNSGFRRSDDMFTFHGPGKSVFGTPVPELANKSHETDGGSAHGDDDDDGPHFEPVVPLPDKIEVKTGEEDEEEFFCNRAKLFRFDAESKEWKERGIGNVKILRHKTSGKIRLLMRREQVLKICANHYISPDMKLTPNAGSDRSFVWHALDYADELPKPEQLAIRFKTPEEAALFKCKFEEAQSILKALGANVASTTNQTLRITKEPTSHDNKDICKSDAGNMNFEFQMSKKEGSWWHCNICSLKNAATAKKCVSCQNLNPNRKDFLGPPLVETVSALTTGPENTPDRFTPMTPKKEGHWDCSICLVRNEPTISRCIACQNAKSANKSGSSFVQQASFKFGQGDLSKSVNSDFRSAFSMKEGQWDCSVCFVQNEGSSTKCTACQNPRKQSLPTSSVPASASFKFGTSETSKTPKSGFEDMFAKKEGQWDCSFCLVRNEANATVCVACQNPGKLSQPTSAVPAPASFKFSTSETSKAPKSGFEGMFTKKEGQWDCSVCSVQNESSSLKCVACNSSKPTHKHIAEAPSAFTLGSKTKLNDSSGSQVGTGFKSNFSEKAFKFGTTEQGFKFGHVDQESTPSFTFQGSSNTDPKSTKEGFSFSVPVSADGFKFGIQEPGNQEKKNEKPXENDTGVQAQDISNQKNGNGVIFGQTGSTFTFADLAKSTSGEGFQFGKKDPNFKGFSGAGEKLFSSQSSKMADKADTSADLEKDDDAYRTEDSDDIHFEPVVQMPEKVELVTGEEDEKVLYSQRVKLFRFDAEISQWKERGLGNLKILKNEVNGKLRMLMRREQVLKVCANHWITTTMNLKPLSGSDRAWMWLASDFSDGDAKLEQLAAKFKTPELAEEFKQKFEECQRLLLDIPLQTPHKLVDTGRAAKLIQRAEEMKSGLKDFKTFLTNDQTKVTDGENESSEGGAAAASDTTNKPNPENTGPTLEWDNYDLREDALDDSVSSSSVHASPLASSPVRKNLFRFGESTTGFNFSFKSALSPSKSPAKLNQSGTSVGTDEESDVTQEEERDGQYFEPVVPLPDLVEVSSGEENEQVVFSHRAKLYRYDKDVGQWKERGIGDIKILQNYDNKQVRIVMRRDQVLKLCANHRITPDMTLQNMKGTERVWVWTACDFADGERKVEHLAVRFKLQDVADSFKKIFDEAKIAQEKDSLITPHVSRSATPRESPCGKIAVAVLEETTRERTDLIQGDDTADATSEVGEASSTSETTTKAVVSPPKFVFGSESVKSIFSSEKSKPFAFGNSSATGSLFGFSFNAPLKNNSSDASSVVQSESERKVEPNCEETKNSDSKQSSDGKVKNLFAAFPKEESSTNYTFKTPEKAKEKEKPEDSPSDDDVLIVYELTPTPEQKALASKLKLPPTFFCYKNKPDYISEEEEDDEDFETAVKKLNGKLYLDDSEKCRPLEEKLADNEKECVIVWEKKPTVEEKAKADTLKLPPTFFCGVCSDTDEDNGNGEDFQSELQKVQDSQKSQNEEISSLADSVYTGGTKVTVPFLCKSEEPDFITKSISSPPISSGTVDKPVDLSTRKENDADSTSQVESKTVSFGFGSTTGLSFADLASSNSGDFAFGSKDKNFQWANTGAAVFGTQSTSKVGEDEDGSDEEVVHNEDIHFEPIVSLPEVEVKSGEEDEEILFKERAKLYRWDRDVSQWKERGVGDIKILWHTMKNYYRILMRRDQVFKVCANHVITKTMELKPLNVSNNALVWTASDYADGEAKVEQLAVRFKTKEMAESFKKKFEECQQNLLKLQKGQVSLTAELSKETNPVVFFDVCADDEPLGRITMELFSNIVPHTAENFRALCTGEKGFGFKNSIFHRVIPDFVCHGGDITKHDGTGGRSIYGDKFEDENFDVKHTGPGLLSMANQGQNTNNSQFYITLKKAEHLDLKHVVFGFVKDGMDTVKKIESFGSPKGSVSRRISITECGQI